Proteins from a genomic interval of uncultured Methanocorpusculum sp.:
- a CDS encoding 6-hydroxymethylpterin diphosphokinase MptE-like protein, with protein sequence MRSEDWEPYYVRILAYFGFSREDDERSAEILSSLLKRDDIALLEATIRGKDCIVCGNARSLPADIKKTDFTGKVVIAADAAASVLFSKGIRPDIVLSDMDGMDDDFLAMNDAGTILVLHAHGDNIPQVRSWVPKVRGPIVGTTQSTPLSNVYNFGGFSDGDRCVFAAHEFGANSVELIGFDLDDKNVDPVKHGKLMIARKLLKLAGHDV encoded by the coding sequence ATGAGGTCTGAAGACTGGGAACCCTATTACGTTCGTATCCTTGCGTATTTCGGATTCTCGCGTGAGGATGATGAGCGTTCGGCCGAGATACTATCTTCCCTTCTGAAAAGAGATGACATCGCTCTTCTGGAGGCTACGATCCGCGGGAAAGACTGTATCGTCTGCGGGAACGCCCGGTCCCTGCCCGCTGATATAAAAAAAACCGATTTCACAGGCAAAGTCGTGATCGCGGCAGATGCAGCTGCAAGTGTCCTTTTTTCGAAAGGGATCAGGCCCGACATCGTTCTTTCGGATATGGATGGCATGGATGATGATTTTCTGGCGATGAACGATGCCGGAACGATCCTGGTTTTACATGCTCACGGGGACAATATCCCGCAGGTCCGTTCCTGGGTCCCGAAGGTCCGCGGTCCAATTGTTGGAACAACGCAGAGTACGCCGCTTTCCAACGTCTATAACTTCGGCGGTTTTTCCGACGGGGACCGGTGCGTGTTCGCAGCTCATGAGTTCGGGGCAAACTCCGTGGAACTAATTGGTTTCGATCTTGACGATAAAAATGTGGATCCGGTTAAACATGGGAAACTGATGATCGCCCGCAAACTTCTCAAACTGGCAGGGCATGACGTCTGA
- a CDS encoding DHH family phosphoesterase: MVETDGAQAVSPKNKNKQIKYLMLGCGSLGYNVLEELSESNENILIIDSDEKRIDDLRDHRHQATVGDISDPQILLKLPEPEVVFILSSDKDANLSAVQNIRKAYSNANIIARAVDLFSTDQLADNGADVVLYPQKVVAKSAVNHMTNLIASRNAQRLYSLLSLWSGTLGIITHKNPDPDSISSAMALSVIANDASNGKLATRILYEGNIGHQENRAFVNLLEIKMEHLTKEILAECNYLALVDCVGPGMNNDLPPSTKINIIVDHHSAEGVVREYKPEFLESRPDAGATASILTQYLQELYLPIDTKVATALFYGIRADTHEFQRNISSQDLYNAAFLLPHADRALLEIIMAPSLSQETIEVLGTAIMNREVRQGCLFSNVGYVRNRDAIPQAADMLLTLEGVTTAMVYGITDTHITLSARNKDIRLHVGDVMKEAFAKIPGASAGGHATMAALSIPLNAFSLVKDKEELLSMVIDPILSNFMKLVGISDGEGDEV, translated from the coding sequence ATGGTTGAGACTGATGGGGCTCAGGCCGTATCCCCGAAAAATAAAAATAAACAGATAAAATATCTCATGCTGGGATGCGGAAGTCTTGGGTATAATGTGCTTGAAGAGCTGAGCGAATCGAATGAAAATATTCTGATCATTGATTCCGATGAGAAACGTATCGATGATCTCCGTGACCACCGCCACCAGGCAACCGTCGGGGACATCAGCGATCCGCAGATCCTCCTGAAGCTTCCCGAACCCGAAGTGGTTTTTATTCTTTCCTCGGACAAAGACGCGAATCTGTCCGCGGTCCAGAACATCAGAAAAGCATACTCCAATGCAAATATCATCGCCCGTGCCGTGGACCTATTTTCAACCGATCAGTTAGCCGACAACGGAGCGGATGTCGTATTATATCCTCAGAAGGTCGTGGCCAAGTCTGCAGTAAATCATATGACGAATCTCATCGCATCCAGAAATGCGCAGAGACTGTATTCGCTTCTTTCGTTATGGTCGGGAACACTGGGCATCATCACGCACAAAAATCCGGATCCCGACTCGATTTCCAGTGCAATGGCATTATCCGTGATCGCAAACGATGCCTCGAACGGCAAACTTGCGACCAGAATCCTCTACGAAGGCAACATCGGTCATCAGGAAAACCGTGCCTTCGTGAACCTTCTCGAGATCAAGATGGAGCATCTCACAAAAGAGATCCTTGCCGAGTGCAATTATCTTGCCCTTGTCGACTGCGTTGGTCCGGGAATGAACAACGATCTTCCGCCAAGTACCAAGATCAATATCATCGTCGATCATCACAGTGCCGAGGGTGTGGTTCGCGAGTATAAACCCGAGTTCCTTGAATCCAGGCCCGATGCCGGCGCGACCGCCTCCATTCTGACACAGTATCTCCAGGAACTGTATCTTCCGATAGATACGAAAGTGGCGACCGCCCTTTTCTACGGAATCCGTGCGGACACGCATGAGTTCCAGCGAAATATTTCGTCCCAGGACCTCTATAACGCGGCCTTCCTTCTTCCGCATGCTGACCGTGCCCTCCTTGAAATTATCATGGCCCCTTCCCTCTCTCAGGAAACGATCGAGGTTTTAGGAACTGCGATCATGAACCGCGAGGTACGACAGGGGTGTCTCTTTTCCAATGTAGGGTATGTCAGAAACAGGGACGCCATCCCCCAGGCTGCAGATATGCTTCTGACACTTGAAGGGGTCACAACGGCCATGGTGTATGGGATCACCGATACGCACATCACTCTTTCAGCCAGAAACAAGGATATCCGTCTGCATGTGGGCGATGTGATGAAGGAAGCTTTTGCCAAGATCCCCGGCGCATCTGCCGGAGGTCATGCCACAATGGCGGCCCTCTCCATTCCGCTGAACGCTTTTTCCCTGGTCAAAGATAAAGAGGAACTCCTTTCCATGGTCATCGACCCTATTCTCTCCAATTTCATGAAACTCGTTGGCATTTCCGATGGAGAAGGGGATGAGGTCTGA
- a CDS encoding Zn-ribbon domain-containing protein, translating to MPHKCTKCGREFRDGSVEILRGCPSCGGKKFLYVSDRVKNADVLEEKSIEKIAEETEQEVLEVKHQGPATRPTDILERVESVRIVSKGSYELNLERLAESQDIIIGMGDDGKYMLDLPSMSKRKNDPKKK from the coding sequence ATGCCGCACAAGTGTACAAAATGTGGACGCGAGTTCCGTGACGGATCGGTCGAGATCCTTCGCGGATGTCCGAGCTGCGGGGGAAAAAAATTCCTCTACGTAAGTGACCGTGTGAAAAACGCGGATGTTTTAGAAGAGAAGTCTATCGAAAAAATCGCCGAGGAGACCGAGCAGGAAGTGCTCGAAGTAAAACACCAGGGTCCGGCTACCCGTCCGACTGATATTTTAGAGCGTGTCGAGAGTGTTCGAATCGTCAGCAAAGGTAGCTATGAACTGAACCTCGAACGGCTTGCAGAATCCCAGGATATAATCATAGGAATGGGGGACGACGGCAAATATATGCTTGATCTTCCCTCCATGTCGAAAAGAAAGAACGATCCTAAAAAGAAATAG
- a CDS encoding DUF2073 domain-containing protein, whose amino-acid sequence MIQGVQIDMLSAERLSKMTSYEKIRLVLDDVRQGSVVVLEQGLTPEEQGKLLETTMMEITPGGFSGIEIETYPSVGGDKGFFTKVFGKKSNSPRLMVIGPVDQLKMLSREKDRLIAWASAAQ is encoded by the coding sequence ATGATTCAGGGAGTTCAGATTGATATGCTGTCCGCCGAGCGTCTTTCCAAGATGACGTCGTATGAAAAAATACGGCTGGTTCTTGACGATGTTCGTCAGGGCAGCGTTGTCGTTCTCGAGCAGGGTCTAACCCCGGAGGAGCAGGGTAAGCTTCTTGAGACGACCATGATGGAGATCACCCCGGGCGGTTTTTCCGGGATTGAGATCGAAACATATCCTTCGGTTGGAGGCGACAAAGGTTTCTTCACGAAGGTATTTGGTAAGAAGAGCAATTCTCCGCGCCTGATGGTCATCGGCCCGGTCGATCAGCTCAAAATGCTTTCCCGGGAAAAAGACAGACTTATTGCTTGGGCTTCAGCAGCACAGTAA
- a CDS encoding Era-like GTP-binding protein yields the protein MVAFPRIRSFFGKLFGKKRSRVGIYGPPNAGKTTLANRIVRDVTGEAVGPVSEIPHETRRARRKEGVEINSGSSKLLIDIVDTPGVTTKIDYHEFLEYGMDQDEAVARAREATEGVAEAMYWLREDIDGVIYVLDSTQDPFMHVNIMMVGIIESRKLPVIIVANKIDLPDAAPQRIKSAFPQHPVVQVSGLEGHNMDELYSKIAEVFR from the coding sequence ATGGTAGCATTTCCTCGTATCAGAAGCTTTTTCGGAAAGCTGTTTGGCAAAAAACGCTCGCGGGTGGGCATCTACGGCCCGCCGAATGCGGGTAAAACCACACTTGCCAACCGTATTGTCCGCGATGTGACCGGTGAGGCAGTTGGCCCAGTCAGCGAAATTCCTCACGAAACGCGTCGTGCGAGAAGAAAGGAAGGCGTCGAGATCAACTCGGGAAGCAGCAAGCTGCTGATCGATATCGTCGATACGCCCGGAGTCACCACTAAGATCGATTATCACGAGTTCCTGGAATACGGTATGGATCAGGACGAAGCCGTGGCCCGGGCCCGTGAAGCGACCGAAGGAGTCGCCGAAGCAATGTACTGGCTTCGTGAGGATATCGACGGCGTGATCTATGTTCTCGACAGTACCCAGGATCCGTTCATGCATGTGAACATCATGATGGTGGGTATCATCGAATCCCGTAAACTCCCGGTCATTATCGTCGCAAACAAGATCGATCTGCCGGATGCAGCTCCGCAGAGGATCAAGAGCGCCTTCCCCCAGCACCCTGTGGTTCAGGTCTCTGGTCTCGAGGGCCATAACATGGACGAGCTTTATTCGAAGATCGCCGAGGTTTTCAGGTGA
- a CDS encoding CBS domain-containing protein — MTSPARQSKGKKNSVLDIASLNVISVPPTMSIIEGIQMMSRHNFRRLPITDPGTKKLIGIVTITDVIDMMGGGSRYNLIANKHKGNLLAALNESLREIATENVTGFSPATTVKEAANILLETGHGGFPILNPDSTIAGIVTEYDLMRMLAGTESELVVDEIMTPCTKKVSPDLPLSNVTKQIVDDGYRRLPVVKDGILLGMITATDIMGYLGNGRVFSEMHTGTVDEVLSLPVRDVMTASDIRTVATDMPISIVAQEMLNRGIGAFPVMDGGKLSGIVTEFDLVKALTGTI, encoded by the coding sequence ATGACATCACCAGCAAGACAATCCAAAGGAAAAAAGAACAGCGTTCTTGATATCGCAAGTCTGAATGTCATCTCGGTACCTCCAACAATGAGTATCATCGAAGGGATCCAGATGATGAGCCGACACAACTTCCGTCGCCTGCCGATCACGGATCCCGGAACCAAGAAACTTATTGGGATTGTAACGATCACTGATGTTATAGACATGATGGGAGGGGGCAGCAGATACAACCTTATTGCAAACAAGCATAAGGGAAATCTTCTGGCCGCCTTGAATGAGAGCCTGCGGGAGATCGCCACGGAAAACGTGACCGGCTTTTCGCCGGCAACGACCGTAAAAGAAGCGGCAAACATCCTTCTGGAAACAGGACACGGAGGTTTTCCGATTCTGAACCCCGACTCCACGATTGCAGGCATCGTCACAGAATACGATCTTATGAGGATGCTTGCCGGAACGGAGTCGGAACTGGTGGTCGACGAGATCATGACACCCTGTACGAAGAAGGTCTCGCCCGATCTGCCTCTGAGCAACGTAACAAAACAGATTGTGGATGACGGATACCGCCGGTTACCCGTAGTAAAAGACGGGATCCTGCTTGGTATGATCACGGCAACGGACATTATGGGCTATCTTGGAAACGGCAGAGTCTTTTCCGAGATGCACACCGGAACCGTTGATGAAGTCCTCAGCCTCCCGGTAAGGGATGTGATGACGGCTTCCGACATCAGAACGGTCGCAACCGACATGCCGATCAGCATTGTGGCACAAGAGATGCTGAACCGCGGGATCGGAGCCTTCCCCGTTATGGACGGAGGAAAGCTGAGCGGAATCGTGACCGAATTCGATCTGGTAAAGGCTCTCACAGGAACGATCTGA
- a CDS encoding CBS domain-containing protein, with protein MNQKLTVKDVMSKPVSIAKSALIPEALSKMLAEGIDPIVVTNDHVVVGTAARRTIAEKMGSKKTGNIPASQIRVASVTKEDFTSVYQDQDAELLVPLLQRYKVVIVWDEEHRLIGQVTKGDLLRHMVPEGPLDTFTEIAPRITPDDRLVQLHRRMANNGATRFIVMDGNKSVGIVTETDIAKVLVKLKSEIDKHFDNALRNVTAGDIMSTPLITVQMNTPVSKVVDMMLTKNISTVPIAEGEKVVGFITRKSLVNAL; from the coding sequence ATGAACCAGAAACTAACCGTAAAAGACGTAATGTCCAAACCCGTTTCGATTGCAAAATCTGCACTGATCCCGGAAGCTCTTTCAAAGATGCTGGCAGAAGGGATCGATCCGATCGTCGTCACTAACGACCACGTTGTCGTAGGTACGGCAGCACGTAGGACCATCGCAGAAAAGATGGGAAGCAAAAAAACCGGCAATATTCCGGCATCCCAGATTCGCGTTGCAAGCGTCACGAAGGAGGACTTTACCTCGGTTTATCAGGATCAGGACGCGGAGTTACTCGTCCCGCTTCTCCAAAGATACAAGGTTGTTATTGTTTGGGATGAAGAACACCGTCTCATAGGTCAGGTCACGAAAGGCGACCTGCTGAGACATATGGTTCCCGAAGGACCGCTGGATACATTCACCGAGATTGCTCCCCGTATCACGCCGGACGACCGCCTCGTCCAGCTTCACCGCAGAATGGCAAACAACGGCGCAACCCGGTTTATCGTGATGGACGGAAACAAATCCGTCGGCATTGTCACGGAAACGGATATTGCAAAGGTCCTCGTAAAACTGAAAAGCGAGATCGACAAACACTTCGACAATGCGCTCCGAAACGTAACCGCAGGGGACATCATGTCAACACCCCTCATTACTGTGCAGATGAACACCCCTGTCTCCAAAGTAGTGGACATGATGCTTACGAAAAATATCAGTACCGTTCCGATCGCAGAAGGCGAGAAGGTCGTCGGATTCATTACCAGAAAATCCCTGGTAAATGCACTCTGA
- a CDS encoding glutamate--tRNA ligase, which translates to MADADIRNDIYVLALENAVKHKAVPRAGAILGSVMGAHPELRSKAKEINTLIPEILEEVAALSVEEREEKLMSLNPGAIEKMHEKKERSHELPDLPNAESGVVMRFAPNPSGPLHLGHARASVLNDYYVKKYGGKFYYRVEDTDPKRVDPSAYEMVPEDLAWLGIGITDVVYQSDRFAVYYEYARELLKLGGVYMCTCDNNEFREKKLKKIACPCREISVEENLKRFDDMLAGKYAEGEITLRVKTDIAHPDPAVRDFAAMRVLTSTPHPRKPEIFVYPLMNFSVAVDDHLLGMTHVIRGKDHIANTRRQEYIYNYFGWKMPYFYHYGRMSIAGLELSTSGMRKGINEGLYTGWDDIHLGTLRALARRGIQPKAVRAATIDIGMGDTDISFSWENLFAQNKAVIDAGADRYFFVPDAVEVEIAGAPKTEAHAPVYPNQPERGERVLPFTGRVLLPKSEMDKGGMLRLKDLFNINITGPNSAEYAGDSLAEARSAKAAIVQWLPVEMATPCSLLTPEGTMDGFCEPAVFGYLGRIVQFERVGFSKIDAVNDGKVIAYFTHR; encoded by the coding sequence ATGGCAGATGCAGATATTCGAAACGATATATATGTCCTGGCACTGGAAAACGCCGTCAAACATAAGGCAGTTCCCCGAGCCGGAGCGATTCTTGGAAGCGTGATGGGTGCTCACCCGGAACTTCGGAGCAAGGCAAAAGAGATCAATACTCTCATCCCGGAGATCCTCGAAGAAGTCGCCGCACTTTCCGTCGAAGAACGCGAAGAGAAACTGATGTCTCTCAATCCCGGCGCAATAGAAAAGATGCATGAGAAGAAGGAGAGGAGCCATGAACTTCCCGATCTTCCAAACGCAGAATCCGGGGTCGTCATGCGTTTTGCGCCAAATCCGTCCGGACCTCTTCATCTGGGACACGCCCGCGCCTCGGTTCTGAACGACTACTACGTGAAAAAATACGGCGGGAAGTTCTACTACCGTGTCGAAGATACCGATCCAAAACGCGTCGACCCGTCCGCATACGAGATGGTACCTGAGGATCTTGCATGGCTCGGGATCGGGATCACCGACGTGGTGTATCAGTCGGACCGTTTTGCTGTCTACTATGAGTATGCACGCGAACTCCTCAAACTCGGCGGGGTGTATATGTGTACCTGCGATAACAACGAGTTCCGCGAGAAAAAACTCAAAAAGATCGCCTGTCCCTGCCGGGAAATTTCCGTCGAGGAGAATCTGAAAAGATTCGACGATATGCTTGCCGGAAAGTATGCCGAAGGAGAGATCACGCTCCGGGTAAAGACCGATATCGCCCATCCCGATCCGGCCGTCCGTGATTTTGCCGCGATGCGTGTTTTAACCAGCACGCCCCACCCGAGAAAGCCGGAGATCTTTGTCTACCCGCTGATGAACTTCTCGGTGGCGGTTGACGATCATCTGCTTGGGATGACGCACGTCATCCGCGGTAAGGATCATATCGCGAACACCCGCCGTCAGGAGTATATCTATAATTACTTCGGCTGGAAGATGCCGTACTTCTATCATTACGGAAGAATGTCCATCGCCGGACTCGAACTATCCACCTCCGGTATGCGTAAAGGGATCAACGAAGGTCTCTACACCGGATGGGACGATATACATCTTGGAACGCTTCGCGCTCTTGCCCGCCGCGGTATTCAGCCGAAGGCAGTTCGCGCCGCCACGATCGATATCGGCATGGGTGACACGGACATCTCGTTCTCCTGGGAAAATCTGTTTGCCCAGAACAAGGCGGTTATCGATGCCGGAGCGGATCGGTATTTCTTCGTTCCGGACGCCGTTGAAGTGGAGATCGCCGGCGCTCCGAAGACCGAGGCGCACGCTCCGGTATATCCGAATCAACCCGAGCGGGGAGAACGCGTTCTTCCGTTCACGGGTCGCGTTCTTCTACCCAAAAGCGAAATGGACAAAGGCGGGATGCTCCGACTCAAGGATCTGTTCAATATCAATATCACCGGTCCGAACTCTGCCGAGTACGCGGGTGATTCGCTCGCCGAGGCACGTTCGGCGAAAGCGGCGATCGTTCAGTGGCTCCCAGTGGAAATGGCTACTCCCTGCTCGCTTCTTACGCCCGAAGGCACCATGGATGGATTCTGTGAACCAGCGGTCTTTGGGTATCTCGGTCGGATCGTTCAGTTCGAGCGTGTCGGCTTTTCGAAGATCGACGCCGTGAATGATGGAAAAGTGATCGCCTACTTCACGCACCGCTGA
- a CDS encoding NTP transferase domain-containing protein: MLALILAGGKGSRLRLGEKALVMVHNRPMIAWVLEAFNDAGCEPIVVTSYKTPFTRNWCRANDVAFIDTQGTGYVEDLCEAVEISGEDGPLFTSAADIPCLTADIIEHVLESYRSSDKPACSTWVPLTLCERYGMQPRYREEIDGVPATPCALNIFMGSLVAEVQDELCLLLNEPGLAFNINTREELAVLEREFCSVRPCT, encoded by the coding sequence ATGCTTGCGCTGATCCTTGCCGGCGGTAAGGGTTCCAGGCTCCGCCTCGGCGAGAAAGCTCTGGTGATGGTCCATAACCGGCCGATGATCGCCTGGGTGCTCGAAGCATTCAACGACGCGGGATGCGAGCCGATCGTTGTCACGTCCTATAAAACGCCGTTCACCCGGAACTGGTGCCGTGCGAACGACGTTGCGTTCATCGATACGCAGGGGACCGGATACGTCGAGGATCTCTGCGAAGCAGTGGAAATCTCCGGAGAAGACGGCCCGCTCTTTACGTCCGCTGCCGACATTCCCTGCCTCACGGCCGATATTATCGAACATGTGCTCGAGTCATATCGTTCGTCGGACAAACCTGCCTGTTCGACCTGGGTCCCGCTTACGCTCTGCGAGCGATACGGCATGCAGCCGCGATACCGGGAGGAGATCGACGGAGTTCCGGCAACCCCGTGTGCGCTCAATATTTTCATGGGAAGTCTTGTGGCCGAGGTACAGGACGAGCTCTGTCTTTTGCTGAATGAACCGGGTCTTGCGTTCAATATTAATACGCGTGAGGAGCTGGCGGTTTTGGAACGGGAATTCTGCTCGGTCCGGCCGTGTACCTGA
- a CDS encoding histidinol-phosphate transaminase: MQKYFPEKVVHGGRIIALRQKYGPDLLDVSASMNPFLPHISRDFRDVDLCVYPDDTYSALKDKIGHVFSRRSDEICVGNGSAELIRVYCSVVLSGQSPVRIDPPTFGEYALSATLAGALVIPGRDADLRIICNPNNPTGILTSRDEMLAILDDCTKKNSRLFVDEAFMELAARDESISDIRSDDLFVMRSITKCFSVPGIRFGFGFGPADLIEKIETVRTPWAVNAFAEAFTMQALDHYDELVDSAEKISREREWYFAQLTELGLTFAPSSVNYILVHLGRNAAAFTEAMLKHGVLVRDCTSFGLPDSIRISIETREKNLRVVEALRECLR, from the coding sequence ATGCAGAAATATTTCCCTGAGAAAGTGGTGCACGGCGGCCGTATTATCGCTTTACGCCAGAAATACGGCCCCGATCTTCTTGATGTGAGTGCAAGCATGAATCCATTTTTACCTCATATCTCCCGTGATTTCAGGGATGTTGATCTCTGCGTGTATCCTGATGATACATATAGTGCGTTAAAGGATAAAATTGGTCATGTCTTTTCCCGCCGCAGCGATGAGATCTGCGTTGGAAACGGTTCGGCAGAGCTTATTCGCGTCTACTGCAGCGTTGTTCTCTCCGGTCAATCTCCCGTCAGGATTGATCCGCCGACATTTGGTGAGTATGCGCTTTCAGCAACACTTGCCGGCGCTCTTGTCATCCCCGGCAGGGATGCGGATCTTCGGATCATCTGTAATCCAAACAACCCGACAGGTATTCTGACATCCCGTGATGAAATGCTCGCTATTTTGGATGACTGTACGAAAAAGAATTCCCGTCTCTTCGTGGATGAGGCATTTATGGAACTTGCCGCACGCGATGAGTCCATTTCGGATATCAGGTCGGATGATCTTTTTGTGATGCGTTCGATCACCAAATGCTTCTCGGTCCCGGGTATCAGATTTGGTTTCGGTTTCGGTCCGGCTGATCTGATCGAGAAGATCGAAACGGTGCGAACCCCCTGGGCGGTGAACGCATTTGCAGAAGCCTTTACCATGCAGGCTCTCGACCACTACGATGAACTCGTCGATTCTGCAGAAAAAATATCGCGGGAACGGGAGTGGTACTTCGCCCAGCTCACGGAACTCGGGCTTACTTTTGCGCCAAGTTCGGTGAACTATATACTAGTGCATCTCGGCAGGAATGCGGCCGCGTTTACCGAAGCGATGCTGAAACACGGCGTTCTCGTCAGGGACTGTACGTCCTTTGGTCTGCCCGACTCGATCCGTATCTCGATCGAAACCCGGGAGAAGAACCTCCGTGTCGTGGAGGCCCTGAGAGAATGCTTGCGCTGA
- a CDS encoding type II toxin-antitoxin system ParD family antitoxin codes for MDRITIRLPPQQVELLEKLVESGEFPTVSEAVRYAVREFLSQGGDRIMRDSDQISTFDARL; via the coding sequence ATGGACCGAATCACCATACGCCTACCCCCGCAGCAGGTCGAACTGCTTGAAAAACTTGTCGAATCCGGCGAGTTTCCCACCGTTTCAGAAGCAGTACGATATGCAGTAAGGGAGTTCCTCTCCCAGGGAGGAGACAGGATCATGCGTGACAGCGATCAGATCTCCACGTTTGACGCACGATTATAA
- the ftsZ gene encoding cell division protein FtsZ codes for MQSIINEALKNSELEKGMQTTSIVDDDDMLGQPRIVIVGCGGAGNNTINRLHNMKVAGSETIAINTDKQHLDMIQADKRVLIGKSLTRGLGAGGFPDVGRRAAEMARPTLEEIFKDADLVFVTAGMGGGTGTGSAPVVAQIAKEHGAIVIAMVSYPFQVERARMLKAEDGLEAMRQAADSVIVLDNNRLKNFVPNLPLGQAFSVMDQLIAETVKGISETITEPSLINIDYADVRAIMSKGGLAVMLVGESKQQNKAESVIRDCLAHPLLDIDFRGATGSLIHITGGNDLTLHDAEEIAQQLTYELDPHADVIWGARVRKDFEGKVSVMAIMTGIQSPQVLGGHSVSTFQVGNTSSNKSSQSPSASSMTHQQNTATARSGSSFDWIM; via the coding sequence ATGCAGAGTATTATCAATGAGGCACTGAAGAACTCAGAGCTCGAAAAAGGAATGCAGACGACATCAATCGTCGATGACGACGACATGCTTGGACAGCCGAGAATCGTCATTGTCGGATGCGGAGGCGCAGGAAACAACACGATCAACAGACTTCACAACATGAAGGTTGCAGGATCCGAAACCATCGCAATCAACACCGATAAGCAGCACCTGGACATGATTCAGGCAGACAAGCGTGTTTTAATCGGCAAATCCCTGACCCGCGGACTTGGCGCCGGAGGATTCCCAGATGTCGGCCGCCGCGCTGCAGAGATGGCTCGCCCTACCCTTGAAGAGATCTTTAAAGATGCTGACCTCGTTTTCGTCACCGCCGGCATGGGCGGAGGAACCGGAACCGGCTCGGCACCAGTCGTCGCACAGATCGCCAAAGAGCACGGCGCCATCGTCATTGCAATGGTAAGCTATCCGTTCCAGGTTGAGCGGGCGAGAATGCTGAAAGCGGAAGACGGTCTCGAGGCAATGCGCCAGGCAGCTGACTCCGTTATCGTTCTCGACAACAACAGACTCAAAAACTTCGTACCGAACCTGCCGCTCGGCCAGGCATTCTCCGTCATGGATCAGCTCATTGCCGAGACCGTCAAAGGTATCTCCGAGACGATCACCGAGCCATCCTTAATCAACATCGATTACGCAGACGTTCGCGCCATCATGAGCAAAGGCGGTCTTGCAGTCATGCTTGTCGGCGAGTCCAAACAGCAGAACAAGGCTGAGTCCGTTATTCGCGACTGTCTCGCCCACCCGCTCCTGGACATCGACTTCCGCGGAGCAACCGGCAGTCTGATCCACATTACCGGCGGAAACGACCTCACCCTCCACGACGCAGAAGAGATCGCCCAGCAGCTCACCTATGAACTCGACCCCCACGCAGATGTCATCTGGGGAGCTAGAGTCCGCAAAGATTTCGAAGGAAAAGTTTCCGTTATGGCAATCATGACCGGTATCCAGAGCCCCCAGGTTCTCGGCGGCCACTCGGTCAGCACGTTCCAGGTCGGCAACACCAGCTCAAACAAATCCTCACAGAGTCCCTCGGCATCTTCCATGACCCATCAGCAGAATACCGCGACTGCACGCAGTGGTTCCTCGTTTGACTGGATCATGTAA